The Pochonia chlamydosporia 170 chromosome 1, whole genome shotgun sequence genome window below encodes:
- a CDS encoding poly(A) RNA polymerase cid14 (similar to Verticillium alfalfae VaMs.102 XP_003000662.1): MRNKRARRNDEVNRPHDRPRRPSPRRRPPPPNPYDRPPPRSDTWRPGSGARDDRNGQYNPRNDDFRHSDSYRPSVPQGDFTFRFDKPAGMPDLPPSAHPFDNRGPRRDRRGGPNRKPGRRWQPPPHPSERALISGATLNLPEERVDNGEGGAKFRDLDELSDDDELEMDISSASDSEEPSRKRVRTDGAAEEENAAPKWSNPDPYTALPCPDETTRKKRDVVKLIRKARVEAAAKADAPAEAEDFLSFDLTEDEEEEDEEEIPPPPSEAPPPLPPSGPAAFIHKHPDATNKTNGLPLPDHSGPLGSRKRTADDEIKPPDYGQLKKVTMKPSKGSVTTIWLPKKNEEPCPWQTNDHSSTQNMAFRLHKEVLDFYAYVRPRDFEQRIRDNLVENLRKAMRRDGRNFASAEVHPFGSFMSGLYLPTADMDLVVCSASYMRGGPPTYLSAKSWLYKFQKFLTMQKVADSDSIEVIAHARIPLVKFVDKLTGLKVDVSFENLGGVTAVDTFLSWKAQYPAMPILVTVIKHFLLMRGLNEPVNGGIGGFSVICLVVSMLQLMPHVQSRSLLPEHHLGEMLLEFFELYGRQFQYETNAISLTRPIGYIRKSEVATFTYKNRNRLSIVDPNNPSNDISGGSSNTNSIMARFADAYIALRDRMKDVALNPQKGGILDTILKGDYSSFRLQREYLRHVHEQSIGPCSD; the protein is encoded by the exons ATGAGGAATAAGAGAGCAAGGCGCAACGACGAGGTAAACCGTCCTCACGACCGGCCCCGTCGTCCGTCGCCTCGCAGACGCCCGCCACCGCCAAACCCGTATGATAGACCGCCTCCGCGCTCTGATACATGGAGACCAGGAAGTGGTGCGCGAGATGATCGCAATGGACAATATAACCCTCGAAACGACGACTTCCGTCATTCGGATTCCTACCGGCCGTCGGTGCCACAAGGCGACTTCACATTCAGGTTTGATAAGCCGGCGGGTATGCCGGACCTGCCTCCCAGCGCCCATCCGTTTGACAACAGAGGGCCGCGACGAGATCGACGTGGTGGTCCGAATCGGAAACCTGGTAGACGCTGGCAGCCACCTCCTCACCCTTCTGAGCGGGCACTCATCTCTGGCGCAACACTAAACCTACCAGAAGAGCGCGTGGACAATGGGGAAGGTGGCGCCAAGTTCCGTGACCTGGACGAGCTatcagatgatgatgaattggAAATGGACATTTCATCAGCTTCAGACTCTGAAGAGCCGTCAAGGAAACGCGTGCGCACTGATGGAGCAGCCGAAGAAGAGAACGCCGCGCCAAAGTGGTCAAATCCTGATCCCTACacagccttgccttgcccgGACGAGACGACTCGTAAGAAGCGCGACGTAGTCAAGCTCATTCGAAAGGCTCGAGTAGAGGcagctgccaaggcggaTGCACCTGCCGAAGCGGAGGACTTCCTCTCTTTCGACCTAacagaggatgaagaggaagaagacgaggaagagattCCACCTCCGCCTTCCGAAGCCCCGCCGCCATTACCTCCATCAGGCCCTGCTGCTTTTATACACAAACATCCAGATGcgacaaacaaaacaaacgGCCTTCCATTACCAGATCACTCAGGCCCGCTCGGATCTCGAAAGAGGACTGCAGATGATGAAATTAAGCCACCAGACTATGGACAGCTTAAAAAGGTCACcatgaagccatcaaaaGGCAGCGTTACGACTATttggctgccaaagaagaatGAGGAGCCGTGTCCCTGGCAGACCAACGATCACTCCTCTACGCAGAACATGGCTTTCAG GTTACACAAGGAAGTTCTCGACTTCTATGCGTATGTCCGGCCGCGAGATTTTGAACAGCGAATTCGCGACAACCTTGTCGAAAACTTGCGCAAAGCTATGAGGCGAGATGGACGAAACTTTGCCTCGGCGGAAGTGCATCCTTTCGGGTCCTTCATGTCCGGGCTGTATCTGCCTACAGCCGATATGGACCTTGTTGTCTGTTCGGCTAGCTATATGCGTGGAGGGCCACCGACATACCTCAGTGCGAAGAGTTGGCTGTATAAGTTCCAGAAGTTTCTCACCATGCAGAAGGTCGCCGACAGTGATTCGATCGAGGTTATTGCCCACGCTCGGATTCCGTTGGTGAAGTTTGTGGACAAGCTTACGGGACTCAAAGTCGATGTATCGTTCGAAAACTTGGGTGGCGTAACGGCCGTCGATACATTCCTTTCCTGGAAAGCACAATACCCTGCCATGCCCATTCTCGTCACTGTTATTAAGCACTTCTTACTGATGCGGGGCTTGAATGAGCCGGTCAATGGAGGAATCGGCGGATTTTCAGTCATCTGCCTTGTTGTAAGCATGTTACAGCTGATGCCCCATGTGCAAAGCAGAAGCTTGCTGCCGGAGCACCATCTTGGTGAGATGTTGTTGGAGTTTTTTGAGCTCTACGGTCGACAGTTTCAATACGAAACAAATGCCATATCGCTCACCAGACCAATCGGGTATATCAGAAAG TCGGAAGTTGCAACTTTTACCTACAAAAATAGAAACCGTTTGTCTATCGTTGATCCAAACAACCCTAGCAACGATATCTCTGGCGGATCGTCGAATACCAACTCAATTATGGCGCGCTTTGCTGACGCATATATTGCTTTACGAGACCGAATGAAGGATGTTGCGCTTAATCCCCAAAAAGGCGGTATTCTGGATACAATTTTAAAAGGAGACTACTCCTCCTTCCGTCTTCAGCGCGAATATCTGAGACATGTACACGAACAGAGTATTGGCCCCTGCTCGGACTAG
- a CDS encoding golgi membrane protein (similar to Metarhizium acridum CQMa 102 XP_007811102.1) — translation MSNYYGGQPNSQQYGAPGAGGGAQNLQFYPSSYSPAVSGAATPQQASYGYGAGASASFGAGGQTGFASAGFGGPGVSGRMGEHGGLRTGWLAAFSTEGYDGEPPLLEELGVNFNHIQMKTLAVLNPFRHIDQHIMDDSDLAGPILFFLLFGTILLFSGKVHFGYIYGLALLGSTSLHMILSLMSPTESPSSESYHPQYNDPSSQSQDQRGGHFSATLTFPRSASVLGYCLLPLVATSLFGIVMPMDTSLGIVLTTAAIMWCTYSASGMFCAVGRMKGMRGLVAYPLALFYVGFGIMGIFSSRGSGSFANAAANLKT, via the exons atgtccaactACTACGGCGGTCAGCCGAATAGCCAGCAATACGGCGCGCCAGGAGCCGGCGGTGGTGCTCAAAACCTTCAATTCTATCCCTCGTCATACTCCCCCGCCGTCTCGGGTGCCGCGACACCTCAACAAGCATCATATGGCTATGGCGCGGGTGCATCTGCGAGTTTTGGAGCTGGTGGCCAGACTGGCTTTGCCTCTGCTGGCTTCGGCGGTCCTGGTGTATCCGGACGGATGGGTGAACATGGTGGTTTGAggactggctggctggccgcATTCTCGACGGAGGGATATGATGGCGAGCCTCCTTTACTGGAGGAGCTTGGAGTTAATTTTAACCACATTCAAATGAAG ACACTCGCAGTTTTAAACCCATTTAGACACATCGACCAGCATATCATGGACGATTCCGATCTTGCAGGACCGATCCTGTTCTTCCTGTTGTTCGGAACCATCCTCCTATTCTCGGGCAAGGTGCATTTTGGATACATTTACGGACTAGCACTGCTTGGATCAACATCGCTGCATATGATTTTGTCGCTCATGTCACCGACTGAATCGCCCTCATCCGAATCATACCACCCTCAGTACAACGATCCTTCATCTCAGTCCCAAGATCAGCGAGGTGGGCACTTCTCTGCAACACTCACCTTCCCTCGATCAGCATCCGTTTTGGGATACTGCCTCCTCCCCCTCGTCGCTACCAGTCTTTTCGGAATCGTCATGCCCATGGACACGTCTCTGGGCATAGTCTTGACTACGGCCGCCATTATGTGGTGTACATACAGTGCCAGCGGCATGTTCTGTGCTGTTGGAAGAATGAAGGGCATGAGGGGTCTGGTCGCGTACCCCTTGGCGCTATTCTACGTCGGTTTCGGCATTATGGGCAtcttcagcagcagaggcagtGGATCGTTCGCAAACGCAGCTGCGAACCTGAAGACCTGA
- a CDS encoding copper resistance protein Crd2 (similar to Metarhizium robertsii ARSEF 23 XP_007818511.1) encodes MTVTKASTCCAKDGAECACAQKATCSCGKQSALHCTCDKASSENQVVGPRCSCRARPAGDCTCDRATTENATISGSTCACGSRPANGCTCEKANDGGFNPALEIDFTTRK; translated from the exons ATGACCGTCACCAAAGCCTCCACCTGCTGCGCCAAGGACGGTGCTGAATGTGCCTGTG CCCAGAAGGCTACCTGCTCTTGTGGCAAGCAGTCCGCCCTCCACTGCACCTGCGACAAAGCTTCATCCGAGAATCAAGTTGTTGGACCTCGATGCTCTTGCCGAGCCCGACCTGCCGGTGACTGCACATGCGACCGTGCCACTACCGAGAACGCTACGATCTCTGGCTCGACGTGTGCTTGCGGTTCAAGACCTGCCA ATGGATGTACTTGCGAAAAAGCCAATGATGGCGGTTTCAACCCAGCGTTGGAAATTGACTTTACTACTCGAAAGTAA
- a CDS encoding MFS transporter (similar to Coccidioides immitis RS XP_001248535.1), which translates to MSDEKNDHSAVHMATAQFRDDRICADGDKASSCATPEQIAERGEAAATDKYGHSLIQFDAAAERKLRLKIDLYVVPTVAILYLFCFIDRTNLGNARIAGLEAELGFTGYNYNEIITMFYISYVIFEIPANLLCKYIGPGWFLPSATILFGVASLATGYVHNYAQMAGVRFLLGIFEAGMLPGCAYYLSRWYRRSELAFRLALYIVTAPLAGAFGGLLASAILKLDSFAGLHKWRMIFAIEGIITIGLGLIALFTLTDRPETARWLTPEEKELAISRVKSERVGQTVVLDKIDTKKLVRGIFSPVTLSVAFIFLLNNITVQGFAFFLPTIVKTIYGSKSTIEQQLLTAPPYLVGAVFMIPFPLMSWRMDKRQIFITLSAPLVMVGYCMFLGSEASSVRYAATFLIAASTFSNGAMCNAQVSANVVSDTARSAAIGTNVMMGNIGGLISSWAFLPWDSPNFHIGNGLNLAAAGTILVVSVLTHVWMNLNNKKRVQRDVDEELRGLSQKEIEDLDWKHPAFRWRP; encoded by the exons ATGTCGGACGAGAAGAATGACCACAGCGCCGTGCACATGGCAACAGCACAATTCCGAGATGATAGGATATGTGCAGATGGCGACAAAGCCTCCAGTTGTGCGACGCCAGAACAGATTGCTGAACGCGGTGAGGCCGCAGCAACTGACAA ATATGGCCATTCGCTGATACAATTTGATGCGGCTGCTGAAAGAAAGCTTCGTCTTAAGATTGATCTCTATGTTGTACCTACAGTAGCCATACTGTACCTCTTTTGCTTCATTGATCGGACAAATCTGG GCAATGCCAGGATCGCCGGGCTCGAGGCTGAATTAGGCTTCACTGGCTATAATTACAACGAAATCATCACAATGTTCTACATCTCATACGTTATTTTCGAAATTCCCGCCAATTTACTCTGCAAATATATAGGACCAGGGTGGTTTCTCCCATCCGCAACCATATTATTCGGAGTTGCTTCACTGGCTACGGGCTATGTCCACAATTACGCCCAGATGGCTGGCGTACGGTTCCTGTTAGGTATCTTTGAAGCCGGCATGCTACCCGGCTGCGCGTACTATCTGTCCAGATGGTATCGTCGATCAGAGCTTGCATTCCGTTTAGCCCTCTACATCGTCACCGCACCCTTGGCAGGCGCCTTTGGTGGACTTCTCGCCTCGGCTATTCTCAAGCTAGACAGTTTTGCTGGGTTACATAAATGGCGAATGATCTTCGCTATTGAGGGCATTATCACGATTGGTCTTGGCCTCATTGCCCTGTTCACACTTACGGACCGGCCAGAGACTGCGCGTTGGTTAACACCCGAAGAAAAGGAGCTGGCTATTTCACGAGTCAAGTCAGAGCGCGTTGGCCAGACCGTTGTGCTGGATAAAATTGACACAAAGAAGCTCGTCCGAGGAATCTTTAGCCCCGTTACGCTAAGCGTGGCGTTCATATTCCTTCTGAACAATATTACCGTACAAggcttcgccttcttcctcccgACCATCGTCAAGACGATTTATGGATCAAAGAGCACTATTGAACAACAACTGTTGACCGCTCCACCATACCTAGTAGGTGCAGTGTTCATGATTCCCTTCCCCCTTATGAGTTGGAGAATGGACAAACGACAGATCTTCATCACCCTTTCCGCACCATTGGTCATGGTTGGGTACTGCATGTTCCTTGGATCGGAAGCCTCGTCTGTTCGGTACGCCGCGACGTTTCTCATTGCCGCATCGACTTTTAGCAACGGTGCCATGTGCAATGCGCAGGTATCTGCGAATGTCGTCAGCGACACAGCACGAAGCGCCGCTATTGGTACGaatgtgatgatggggaaTATTGGCGGTCTGATTAGCAGCTGGGCTTTCTTGCCGTGGGATTCTCCAAACTTTCACATTGGCAATGGGTTGAATTTGGCTGCTGCGGGCACTATTCTTGTTGTTTCCGTGTTGACGCATGTGTGGATGAACTTGAATAATAAGAAACGGGTACAGAgagatgttgacgaggaaCTACGGGGTTTGTCGCAGAAGGAAATTGAGGATTTGGATTGGAAACATCCTGCGTTCCGGTGGCGGCCATGA
- a CDS encoding FAD dependent oxidoreductase superfamily (similar to Beauveria bassiana ARSEF 2860 XP_008598969.1) produces the protein MSQAPTIIIIGAGIIGLSTAVRLQQNLKQHANSPRPQILLVAREWPASIPGAPPLHSVDYASMWAGAHVRPIPATTAQLKQEAKWLRQAVMEFDRQATEEPACGVTRTTGVEYLESPDQGYVQQDAASFASETGLSGYRKYSKSELPEGVALGYEYETFCINSPVYCESLLRQFLVQGGKTMKKDLKSEWEAFSLAANVLFVINASGTGFGDPNCFPTRGQTVVTDLLDVKRTVTKQNKDGAWSFLIPRFFNGGTIVGGTKEPGDWRSTPCMRTRQKLLENGLEIEPLAHGDSISTPKKTIDEIGVISDVVGRRPTRQGGMRIEVEKRTVAQHLNGSVNRSVIHAYGAGGRGYEISWGVANEVVTLAVPLLAKSQIVAKL, from the exons ATGTCTCAGGCCCCAACCATCATAATCATCGG CGCCGGTATAATCGGCCTGTCGACAGCCGTCAGATTACAACAAAATCTAAAACAGCATGCAAACTCTCCCCGCCCGCAGATTCTCCTAGTAGCCCGAGAATGGCCAGCTTCCATCCCCGGAGCACCTCCCCTGCACTCCGTGGACTACGCCTCAATGTGGGCGGGCGCCCATGTTCGCCCCATCCCAGCTACAACAGCTCAACTCAAGCAAGAAGCGAAATGGCTCAGACAGGCCGTCATGGAATTTGACCGACAAGCTACGGAGGAGCCAGCATGCGGCGTGACGAGAACTACTGGCGTGGAATACCTCGAGTCGCCGGACCAGGGCTATGTGCAACAAGATGCAGCGAGCTTCGCCAGTGAAACAGGACTTTCGGGATATAGAAAGTATTCCAAGTCGGAATTGCCAGAAGGCGTTGCACTCGGGTATGAGTACGAGACGTTTTGCATTAATTCACCCGTGTATTGCGAGTCTTTACTGCGGCAGTTTCTAGTACAAGGCGGTAAGACTATGAAGAAAGATCTTAAAAGCGAGTGGGAGGCATTTAGCTTGGCTGCGAATGTGTTGTTCGTTATAAATGCGAGTGGGACCGGTTTTGGGGATCCCAATTGTTTTCCAACCAGAG GTCAAACGGTTGTGACAGATTTGCTAGACGTCAAAAGAACGGTCACaaagcagaacaaggacGGTGCTTGGAGTTTCCTAATCCCTAGATTCTTCAACGGTGGGACGATTGTCGGAGGGACAAAGGAGCCAGGTGACTGGCGATCGACACCTTGCATGCGAACCAGACAAAAGTTGCTGGAAAATGGTCTTGAAATCGAACCACTCGCCCACGGGGACAGCATATCTACACCCAAGAAGACTATTGATGAAATCGGAGTCATATCAGATGTCGTGGGGAGGCGCCCAACACGTCAAGGTGGCATGAGAATAGAAGTCGAAAAGCGGACAGTAGCCCAGCACCTAAATGGGTCTGTGAACCGTTCTGTCATTCATGCATatggtgctggtggtcgGGGATACGAGATTAGTTGGGGTGTTGCGAACGAAGTTGTTACACTGGCAGTGCCTCTATTGGCGAAGTCGCAAATCGTAGCCAAATTATGA
- a CDS encoding triacylglycerol lipase (similar to Exophiala dermatitidis NIH/UT8656 XP_009153370.1): MAGDAGDMVARPKQPQYPNPIHPTFMDRLDADFIEYYNQYIAVKPATHGITIEDIRATPKKFAAPWYNDFTYEPFVNDMQVSADDGHKFTVRCYTPDSRTSPFGNGPYPVYINFHGGGYTFGDLTGDAELCMLIRNRVGMTVIDVDYRLTPENTFLRGHDDAWAAIRWVHNNASQLNVRPDSISIGGISAGGHISAVCQQLARDSNLPLKLAILAVPATTSHIGIQKPSDCPYPSFQENELAPCLDWKRMKYFMDYAQPKTDAARAEFEKRPQFFKSPIDGNLSGVCDTFIATAERDPLRDEGEAYGQKLIQAGARVATRRYTGVPHPFMHMLVVKKAQMYMDDICGELRRVHGA, encoded by the exons ATGGCTGGAGACGCAGGCGACATGGTTGCTAGGCCCAAGCAGCCGCAGTATCCAAATCCCATTCACCCAACTTTCATGGATCGTTTGGATGCAGACTTCATAGAGTACTACAACCAGTACATTGCTGTCAAACCAGCTACTCACGGAATTACCATCGAGGACATCCGCGCCACGCCCAAGAAGTTCGCCGCACCATGGTACAATGACTTTACTTACGAGCCATTCGTCAATGACATGCAGGTTTctgctgatgatgggcaCAAATTCACCGTGAGGTGCTACACGCCTGATTCGCGGACCTCTCCGTTTGGAAATGGCCCATACCCAGTTTACATCAACTTCCACG GCGGTGGTTACACCTTTGGTGACCTTACGGGTGATGCAGAGCTTTGCATGCTCATAAGAAATAGGGTTGGAATGACCGTAATCGATGTTGACTATCGACTTACTCCTG AGAATACATTTCTCCGAGGCCACGACGATGCTTGGGCGGCTATTCGTTGG GTTCACAACAATGCCAGCCAGCTCAATGTtcgaccagactccatctcAATCGGGGGCATTTCAGCCGGCGGACACATCAGCGCCGTATGCCAACAACTTGCTCGTGATTCCAACCTTCCTCTAAAACTAG CAATCCTGGCCGTCCCCGCAACCACCTCCCATATCGGAATACAAAAACCCTCCGATTGCCCGTACCCATCATTCCAAGAGAACGAACTAGCCCCCTGCCTCGACTGGAAACGCATGAAGTATTTCATGGACTACGCACAGCCCAAGACCGACGCAGCGAGAGCCGAGTTCGAAAAGAGACCCCAGTTCTTCAAGTCGCCCATCGACGGTAACCTCAGCGGCGTTTGTGATACGTTTATCGCTACGGCTGAGCGGGATCCTTTGCGTGATGAAGGCGAGGCGTATGGCCAGAAGCTGATTCAGGCGGGTGCCAGAGTTGCTACTAGACGGTACACGGGCGTGCCGCATCCGTTTATGCATATGCTGGTTGTCAAGAAGGCGCAGATGTATATGGATGATATTTGTGGTGAGTTGCGTAGAGTTCATGGGGCTTAG
- a CDS encoding fungal specific transcription factor domain-containing protein, whose translation MAVVQNIQGNLVLALAEFFDNEGSSHWMYAGTAIRMAQIMRLNKEYHQIHSLKDQEIRRRTFWACVFMDKLLAYFLTKPITIFGANVATSLPGTDASIAYQEPTRGLTLQSIGSFAGFPSEIGVLPYLVKTVWHWGDVSDLNACNHRFTDTIAPTDPASPFSQRHENMKLWTLSLPQSLQWSDHNYANHSSLGHGKEFIAMHFLIRSAFCIAHQSYLPQLDGSSILVDIVDAAGWSLLHRDSELVDVCVTNALATAEMATTLMEHGPKARSDLESVWVAASLFIVSNTLLWIQHSNDPQYGNAKLINEAERGFETILQIMSLWEGHWPAVSQWLHTLRAMRAMYRAAYLGEVDQSLVTEPAVPSSSPESSKFRPRPGDGFISLHAIPTLAESLRFLASDTSVEPKRLQTVWMQFATGWPHDFANANLDGTLQS comes from the coding sequence TCACTGGATGTATGCCGGGACTGCCATTAGAATGGCCCAAATCATGAGGCTAAACAAGGAATACCACCAAATTCACTCCTTGAAAGACCAGGAGATCCGTCGCCGGACCTTTTGGGCGTGCGTCTTCATGGACAAGCTGCTGGCGTATTTCCTCACAAAGCCAATCACCATATTCGGAGCTAATGTAGCTACCTCCCTACCTGGAACAGACGCATCAATTGCATATCAAGAACCGACTAGAGGATTGACCTTGCAGTCAATCGGATCCTTTGCCGGATTTCCCTCAGAGATAGGTGTACTCCCGTACCTGGTGAAAACGGTCTGGCACTGGGGTGATGTATCAGATCTGAATGCTTGCAATCATCGGTTCACTGATACCATAGCACCAACAGACCCTGCCAGTCCGTTTAGCCAGCGACATGAGAATATGAAGTTGTGGACTCTTTCGTTGCCTCAAAGCCTTCAGTGGTCTGACCATAACTATGCAAACCATTCTAGTTTAGGCCACGGGAAGGAGTTCATTGCCATGCATTTTCTGATTCGAAGTGCCTTCTGCATAGCACATCAGTCATACTTGCCACAGCTGGATGGGTCGTCGATCCTCGTTGATATCGTGGATGCCGCAGGATGGTCTCTTTTGCATAGAGACTCCGAACTTGTAGATGTGTGTGTCACAAACGCACTGGCAACCGCCGAAATGGCCACAACGTTAATGGAACATGGTCCAAAGGCTCGTTCGGACCTCGAATCAGTCTGGGTAGCAGCCTCGCTCTTCATCGTATCAAATACATTACTTTGGATTCAACACTCCAATGACCCGCAATacggcaatgccaaactcatcaacGAAGCGGAAAGGGGCTTTGAAACAATTCTGCAAATCATGTCCTTATGGGAAGGTCATTGGCCTGCCGTCAGTCAGTGGCTTCATACTCTGCGAGCCATGCGGGCCATGTATCGGGCAGCATATCTCGGAGAAGTCGACCAGTCTCTCGTTACGGAACCGGCAGTCCCGTCCTCAAGCCCGGAGTCGTCAAAATTTCGGCCACGgcctggcgatggcttcatcTCCTTGCATGCAATTCCTACCCTGGCTGAGTCCCTTCGGTTCCTGGCGAGCGATACCTCCGTCGAGCCGAAGAGGCTTCAGACGGTGTGGATGCAGTTTGCAACGGGTTGGCCCCATGATTTTGCTAATGCTAATTTGGATGGAACTCTGCAAAGCTAA